TGCCATGGCAATTCGGACGATGGAAGAGCAGGGATTCGCGGTCGACGAGTATACTATGAGGAGTCTGCGCTACCTGCATAACCCCGAACGACTGTGGGAGGTTATGGATGAGTTCGATCAGGTCGAAGCCATGAGCCGTGGAGAAGAGAACGTTGGGGAACAGAAACCCTCAGAGCCACGGGTAACCAGATCCCCGGAGGAAGAGGCGGCGCGGGAGCATGAGGAGCTACTCGAGCAAGGTTTGCGACGTTTGAttgagaaaaagaaagccaaGTATTAGATGCATAAGATACCCTTTTGATATGGCTGTTTGGGAAAAAAAGAGACCAGATCAAGGAGCATTGGTGTTTCATTGCGTATTCGGTTGTTTGATGATCTGTAAAAATTCGGTTCTATGTACAATAGCAATAATCATGACAATGTATCGTATGAAATATTATAGAGCAACGCACAAAATTCCGAGAGATGCACATATTGgttcttttcctttgttttaTTCTTGGAGCTAAACCAACCCCAGTCTAACCGCCGAAGAAAATAGAAATCTAACAAGATACCCGTGTTAGTCTCCTGTCAAGAAACAGAAGCGACGCATATCAGGGAATACTCACAGCCATCAGAACACAGCAAATACTGACGTACGGACTGAGACGTTCCCCAATCCGAGCGCATTTCCAGAATATCCCGAAGAAACTGTACATAATCAGTTCAAGATGGCCATTCAGTAGTCGAGATAGTAGGGGACACCCTACCCATTCTGGTTGCGGTCCATGATCCCCGGCATGATGGAGTGAGCATAGGTGCTTGTGCAGATTATGAGGAGAATGACCACGAGGAGGGATTGGAAGTTGAAAAGCGCGGAC
This Aspergillus chevalieri M1 DNA, chromosome 3, nearly complete sequence DNA region includes the following protein-coding sequences:
- a CDS encoding protein kish (COG:S;~EggNog:ENOG410PRUR;~InterPro:IPR009653;~PFAM:PF06842;~SECRETED:SignalP(1-24);~TransMembrane:1 (n9-19c24/25o53-71i)), with the protein product MSALFNFQSLLVVILLIICTSTYAHSIMPGIMDRNQNGFFGIFWKCARIGERLSPYVSICCVLMAISIFFGG